CTACTAAATACCTGGTTTTCGATTTGATATCCCGAACAAACAGGCGACATACTTCTGGGGTGCACCCATCCGTCACCAAAGACGGCGCACCATTTAGTTTTCCGAAGTTGAAGATTTATACGTACATGGAGCTACACATTTCCTGgcattttctccaaatttgaaATGATACCAGCAATAAGGTTTCGCTTTGCTGCCGGATTTTGAATGTGAACGTCTTGAAGATGATGACATACTACGGCTTCTGGACTTAGGAAATGATACTATTTGTGTGCAAAGGGTAGCTAACTTCTTTTCAATTTCTTCCAAACGATTCACAGGAGGTGAAAAACTGCATATTTCTGATTTGCTACAGTCAGCAATCTTATCGGCCATGGTAGCTAATTTGTCCAGACCATCTTCGCTGACGGATAAAATTGTCTTCATTTGAGTTGGAAGCCGCTGCATCCAAAGTTGCTTCAAAACATCATTTGATACCTTACCTTGTGATAAAGACCGCATTTCCCACAACAATTCGTAGGCTTTTTGTCCGCGAGTTCAATATTTGTCAACAGCTTTTTGAGACACTTCTCCTGGGAATCCGTAAAACTgctaatcaatttatttttaagcgTGTCATACATATTTTCCGAAGGAGGATTTACAATAATTTCTGCTGCCTTTTCCAATATATTGCTTTCAATTGAAGCCACGacggtatgaaattttgtcgcATCTTGCGTAACACcagccatcaaaaattgagattccATTTGCTTGAACCACAAAAGAGGGTCGGCACGCCAAAATGGTGGAGCTTTCACAGCTAAGcgggaaatttgcatttgcactgaTGAATTGCTATCGCTCGTTGCCATTATTAGTCCTGTAGTTGTAGAAATCTTTTGCGTCAGGGGTCACCAATTTGTTACTCATTTGATAATAATTAAACGCAACAATTAAGTTTTTTACAAAAAGAGTGATaatgtttttattgtttgaaaGACAATTTCCAACTCttcatatttacaaattttcgtTTGTCATCCAGAACAAGAAATTTCAAGGCTACCTTGTTCAAAATAAGAAAAGTGACAAAATCAAGGCTGACTTGTTAAAAagaatgaaaattacaaaatcaaagtaaaaaatgaaaaacaaataaaatcaaagctaagttgttaaaataattaaaaacattttaaatttcaaagtaaattaTTTCCAGCCGCCACAATTCCAACATccaatccaaatatgatccagatcagacaatatagatatagctgctatatataccgatccttcaAATTATAGTCTTAATCCCACAAAAAGCTGATttgttgcctgatttcgctgaaattgttaCTTGTACATGAGTTTACGGGTCCTGAACAAAATATGATACAGAAGATAGTGGCTGGCCTGGTCTTAAATATATCTGTGGAGTTTTAATAACATAGGATGATTGatattccatggtggtgggtacctaaAGTTCGGCACAACCGAGCTTAAcaagtttttatttgttaaaatatGTACATTTACTTTCTCTAATATGTAATCATTGCCTTTGTAACGGCCTTATTTACAAAACATAATAAAGCCTTAGAATTGGTTTACAATGGAAATGGAAAACATTTAGTTTTGTGAATGCCGCTATAAAACTTCAATAAACAATGCCATTTTCGGCAGCTGAGTTCTTTGTACCAATAATAATCATCTGTACCATTGAAGGGATCAGACGAGAGGCCATAACATTTCATGACGACAACGATCGGCCAAGTGATAGTAATAGTAGAAGCATTCTTTAGTATTTTCATCAATGTTTTCATACAAATGttgcatataaaaaaaaaaatttatatgtatTTTCTTGACACAGACCTTTATTCTTCTGTCCATTATTAACATGGTGTatcttcttttatataaaaatgaaattattgcgctttgtttgttagtttgtttatctgttccgcatagactcaaaaacggctgaaccgattttcatgaaattttcacagatggtagagtttgggctcCCTGTGAAAATAGgaaactacattttttgatacccataccccaattttcaaaaacgacagatctcggaaATTTAAGCGACCTTaccaccccaaaaaaaacaactcaaacTGGACTTTTTACCATTTtggcaatatgggcatcaaatgaaagatattttaaagtagagtaaaaatctgacataactctctgtctctTAAACGGGCGtgaatctgttttatggccaagtgtttcaggcaCGTCTCACCTTAAATGTGGTGTTTGTTTTCGGGGCAAAGGTTTggcaccaccaaaaccaagcgAATGAAAACCAAGagctaacatccaaactttaatgagcGCACCCTCcctttaccctattttcaaaaatttcagatCTCGGAGTTGAgttgggcgatttaagcgaaatttggttggTTTATAAttactcaaaaacagaaatatcTTATCCTTCATTAGGTTGGGATATCTGGGGAGCCGCGCCAACTCCAAAACCCTCCAAATGGAAATAATGGAGGTAATgacaatatatggctcaaatgaaaggtatttgagactagattaCAAATCTGATGTATGGGCGTCTacttcacccccaaa
The genomic region above belongs to Stomoxys calcitrans chromosome 5, idStoCalc2.1, whole genome shotgun sequence and contains:
- the LOC131997933 gene encoding uncharacterized protein LOC131997933 translates to MATSDSNSSVQMQISRLAVKAPPFWRADPLLWFKQMESQFLMAGVTQDATKFHTVVASIESNILEKAAEIIVNPPSENMYDTLKNKLISSFTDSQEKCLKKLLTNIELADKKPTNCCGKCGLYHKRLPTQMKTILSVSEDGLDKLATMADKIADCSKSEICSFSPPVNRLEEIEKKLATLCTQIVSFPKSRSRSMSSSSRRSHSKSGSKAKPYCWYHFKFGENARKCVAPCTYKSSTSEN